In Mangrovibacterium diazotrophicum, one genomic interval encodes:
- a CDS encoding dihydrolipoamide acetyltransferase family protein, whose amino-acid sequence MAIPVILPRQGQSVETCIIGEWYKQVGDAVKTGDILFSYETDKASFEEEAKEDGELLAIFFEAGDEVPVLTNVAVLGTKGEAVDEFRPGGGSAPAAEESKPEVEAAAPVELKKEVVLVDKPAGDVKISPRAKVMAEKLGVAYEQIQGSGPNGRIIAQDVEAAAESLPKMTPLAAEKAKAEGLEAPKETTGLGGRVAAADLMNYNPVYGDDFEVKKLPNIRKLIAKAMHQSLQNSAQLTHHMSADARKVMALRKQYKKKLEAGEISQNITINDLVCFAVIKALKKFPQVNTHFIGDSMRWFKKVHLGLAVDTERGLMVPAVKNADDLSIEGLSSQLASVAGAARKGNVDPELLKPEAATFTVSNLGNYGVEMFTPVINLPQSAILGVCTIVPRPKDLGDGVYGFVPMMGLSLTYDHQALDGGEATLFLKEIKEQIENLTI is encoded by the coding sequence ATGGCTATTCCAGTTATTCTGCCCCGCCAGGGGCAATCTGTCGAGACATGTATCATCGGCGAATGGTACAAACAGGTGGGTGACGCCGTGAAAACCGGCGATATCCTTTTCTCCTACGAAACCGATAAAGCATCATTTGAAGAAGAAGCAAAGGAAGATGGCGAGTTGTTGGCCATCTTCTTCGAAGCCGGAGATGAAGTTCCGGTGTTGACCAATGTTGCCGTTTTGGGAACAAAAGGTGAAGCTGTTGACGAGTTTCGCCCGGGCGGCGGAAGCGCACCGGCTGCCGAAGAATCAAAACCTGAAGTTGAAGCAGCTGCACCTGTTGAGTTAAAGAAAGAAGTTGTGTTGGTTGACAAGCCAGCCGGCGATGTGAAGATCTCGCCTCGGGCGAAAGTGATGGCCGAGAAGTTGGGTGTTGCCTACGAACAAATTCAGGGCAGTGGCCCGAACGGCCGTATCATTGCGCAGGATGTAGAAGCCGCAGCTGAAAGCTTGCCGAAGATGACGCCGCTGGCCGCTGAGAAAGCGAAAGCGGAAGGTTTGGAAGCTCCGAAAGAAACAACAGGTTTGGGTGGTCGTGTTGCTGCAGCCGACCTGATGAATTACAACCCGGTTTATGGTGACGATTTCGAGGTTAAAAAGTTGCCAAATATTCGCAAGTTAATTGCAAAAGCCATGCACCAGTCGCTGCAAAACTCAGCACAGCTGACACACCATATGAGTGCCGATGCCCGCAAGGTGATGGCACTGCGCAAACAATACAAAAAGAAATTGGAAGCCGGAGAGATCTCTCAAAATATCACGATAAACGATTTGGTTTGCTTTGCAGTTATTAAAGCGCTGAAGAAATTCCCGCAGGTAAACACCCATTTTATCGGCGACAGTATGCGTTGGTTTAAGAAAGTGCATTTGGGCTTGGCGGTTGATACCGAACGTGGTTTGATGGTTCCGGCGGTTAAAAATGCCGACGATCTTTCCATTGAAGGACTATCGTCTCAGTTGGCGTCCGTTGCCGGTGCAGCTCGCAAGGGCAATGTTGATCCGGAGTTGTTGAAGCCCGAAGCAGCAACTTTCACTGTTTCGAACCTGGGTAATTATGGCGTGGAAATGTTTACGCCAGTCATCAACCTGCCGCAGTCGGCTATCCTTGGTGTCTGTACCATTGTTCCTCGTCCGAAAGATTTGGGCGATGGCGTCTATGGTTTTGTACCGATGATGGGCTTATCGTTGACCTACGATCACCAGGCGCTGGACGGCGGCGAAGCGACACTGTTCCTGAAAGAAATTAAAGAGCAAATTGAAAACCTGACGATTTAG
- a CDS encoding GntR family transcriptional regulator, whose product MAENKLPQYKKLYESLRKHILSGIYEEGSLLPSENELCAVHNMTRPTVRHALEALVQDGFIQKKQGKGSIVRKPPQDIGILSISGTSSAIGKDFLQTQILQKPEIMSWPEPFHFEISEVERDFGCIYMERLRIVNGQPVFYDINHIPNINLPRFTSRTFENKSLFEILRTQYQIEVKGGQQKLKALKADQKVGKLLNIKKGDPVLYIERKLFTNRENFNIYSTIYFNSEKHAIFGNF is encoded by the coding sequence ATGGCTGAGAATAAATTACCGCAATACAAGAAACTATACGAGTCGCTGCGCAAGCATATTTTGTCGGGCATTTACGAAGAAGGCAGTTTATTGCCGTCGGAAAACGAACTATGTGCCGTACACAACATGACTCGTCCTACCGTTCGCCACGCTTTGGAAGCATTGGTGCAAGACGGGTTCATCCAGAAAAAGCAGGGAAAAGGAAGTATCGTTCGTAAACCTCCACAGGATATCGGCATCCTGTCTATTTCCGGAACATCATCAGCCATTGGCAAAGATTTCCTGCAAACCCAGATTTTGCAAAAGCCGGAAATCATGTCGTGGCCTGAGCCCTTTCATTTCGAAATATCAGAAGTTGAACGGGATTTCGGGTGCATCTACATGGAGCGTCTGCGCATTGTGAACGGGCAACCGGTTTTCTACGACATCAACCACATACCAAACATCAACCTGCCCCGGTTTACGAGTCGCACTTTTGAGAACAAATCGCTGTTTGAAATCCTGCGAACGCAGTACCAGATCGAGGTAAAAGGTGGCCAGCAAAAACTGAAAGCCCTGAAGGCCGATCAGAAAGTAGGGAAACTACTGAATATCAAAAAAGGGGATCCGGTTTTATATATTGAACGGAAGCTTTTTACCAACCGAGAGAATTTCAACATTTATTCAACCATCTATTTCAACTCGGAGAAGCACGCTATTTTTGGAAATTTTTGA
- a CDS encoding aspartate kinase, with translation MKVLKFGGTSVGSVENMNAVMKLITDGEKKLVVLSAMSGTTNALVEIADYLNKKNKDAAFTQIAALERKYEAVVKELYKSADIRKEAAKAIKKAFTTIKSFTSGEFNEIGERTIVAQGELISTALFTQLMKENGHKTKLLPALDFMRIDADKAADMHEIRPLIQKSLQEAGEADYYITQGFICRNADGEIDNLQRGGSDYTASLIGAAIDSEEVQIWTDIDGFHNNDPRYVKNTKKIEQLSFNEAAELAYFGAKILHPQTVLPAKLQNIPVRLKNTMNPTDGGTLITHDSSGTGIKAVAAKDGITAIKVRSYRMLMAYGFMKNLFEIFEFFKTPIDMVTTSEVAVSVTIDNTNKLEDIVRELKEYGEVEVDEDQSIICVVGDLIADEHGFAAKVFTALEGIPIRMISYGGSRHNISVLVATKDKLTTLQALSDHLL, from the coding sequence ATGAAAGTATTAAAATTTGGTGGCACATCCGTTGGAAGCGTAGAGAACATGAACGCTGTGATGAAATTGATTACCGACGGAGAAAAGAAACTGGTTGTATTATCCGCCATGTCTGGAACGACCAACGCATTGGTCGAAATCGCTGATTATCTGAATAAGAAAAATAAGGACGCAGCTTTTACACAAATCGCTGCACTCGAGCGTAAATACGAAGCGGTTGTCAAGGAGCTTTACAAAAGCGCCGATATCCGCAAGGAAGCTGCCAAAGCAATAAAAAAGGCATTCACCACAATTAAATCTTTCACATCCGGCGAGTTTAACGAAATCGGCGAAAGAACCATTGTTGCTCAGGGCGAACTGATCTCAACCGCTCTTTTCACCCAATTGATGAAGGAAAACGGTCACAAAACCAAACTTCTTCCGGCATTGGATTTCATGCGCATCGATGCAGACAAAGCAGCCGACATGCACGAAATTCGTCCGTTGATTCAGAAAAGCCTGCAGGAAGCCGGTGAAGCAGATTATTACATTACCCAAGGTTTTATTTGCCGCAATGCCGATGGCGAAATTGACAACCTCCAACGTGGTGGTTCAGACTACACGGCTTCGTTGATCGGTGCAGCTATCGATTCTGAAGAAGTTCAGATTTGGACCGACATTGACGGATTCCACAATAACGATCCGCGCTACGTCAAAAACACGAAGAAAATTGAACAACTGTCGTTTAATGAAGCGGCAGAGCTAGCCTATTTTGGCGCTAAGATTTTGCACCCGCAAACAGTATTGCCGGCCAAACTTCAAAACATCCCGGTTCGTTTGAAAAATACCATGAACCCAACTGACGGCGGAACGTTGATTACCCACGACTCAAGCGGCACAGGTATCAAAGCTGTTGCGGCGAAAGACGGTATCACTGCGATCAAAGTTCGTTCGTACCGCATGTTAATGGCTTACGGTTTCATGAAAAACCTTTTCGAAATTTTCGAGTTTTTCAAAACGCCAATCGACATGGTAACAACATCAGAAGTTGCCGTATCGGTTACCATCGACAACACCAACAAACTGGAAGACATTGTTCGTGAACTGAAAGAATACGGCGAAGTTGAAGTGGACGAAGACCAATCGATCATCTGTGTTGTTGGAGACCTGATTGCCGACGAACACGGTTTTGCGGCAAAAGTATTTACCGCCCTGGAAGGTATTCCAATCCGCATGATCTCGTACGGTGGTAGCCGTCACAACATTTCGGTGCTGGTTGCAACAAAAGACAAACTGACAACACTGCAAGCATTGAGCGATCACTTGCTGTAA
- a CDS encoding RNA recognition motif domain-containing protein, producing the protein MNIFVGNLNYNITEDDLREIFEEYGELSSVKLISDKFTGKSKGFGFVEMADADEAKKAIEELNGAEVEGRTMVVNESIEKKREPRDNNRRGGGGFNRGGNGGGFNRGGNSGGGYGRRDNNFRSNY; encoded by the coding sequence ATGAACATTTTTGTTGGAAACCTCAACTACAACATCACTGAGGATGACCTTAGAGAAATTTTTGAGGAGTATGGTGAATTGAGCTCTGTAAAATTAATTTCAGACAAATTCACTGGTAAAAGTAAAGGTTTCGGTTTCGTTGAAATGGCTGACGCTGATGAAGCAAAAAAAGCTATTGAAGAATTAAACGGAGCTGAAGTCGAAGGAAGAACAATGGTTGTTAACGAGTCTATCGAGAAAAAAAGAGAACCTCGTGACAACAATCGCAGAGGCGGCGGCGGTTTCAACCGTGGCGGCAATGGCGGTGGTTTTAACCGCGGTGGAAACAGCGGTGGTGGCTACGGTCGTAGAGACAACAACTTCAGATCAAACTACTAA
- a CDS encoding cold-shock protein: MKGTVKWYDATKGFGFILTEENKDIFVHRTGLVDSFAGLEPDETVEFEIGQSKKGPVATNVTKVD, encoded by the coding sequence ATGAAGGGCACTGTAAAATGGTATGACGCTACCAAAGGTTTCGGTTTTATCCTGACAGAGGAAAACAAAGACATCTTTGTTCACCGGACCGGGTTAGTTGATTCATTTGCTGGTCTCGAACCAGACGAGACTGTTGAATTTGAAATCGGACAAAGCAAAAAAGGTCCGGTTGCAACGAACGTAACAAAAGTAGATTAA
- a CDS encoding PAS domain-containing sensor histidine kinase yields MLRLLPRLLGREKRKYNHANLSNSNQGVFDSLIENSLVGMYIIQDHRFRYANKRFADIFGYKPDEIVDILGPEDLVVESDRSKVVENVNARLQAEVESLEYEFEGKHQSGKTVYVRVLGNRIDYNGRPAISGSIIDVTKHHQLERELKMSEERLRISLETTETGIWDWDVSNDQWYASPIFYTMLGYKPEYGHHDRYVWLNRVHPEDRMEVIRNIQRILARETDEYRYEARMLHADGNYRWHQVIGSVAGLTDSGFVKRIVGIRRDITHLRLATENLRKQEEQLRALINALPDMMWLKNSEGVFQLCNKRVSQFFGKRVNEIIGKTDYDFVPKDIADHFRREDNTAMEVGESYIYEEEIEFADRHREILETIKTPLFEENGHLIGILGIGRDITKRKELEKSLRESEEKYRYIFENAPVGIFKTAATGEFVIFNDTLIHQFECCDAKEFEKHYDNVQKLWVNDSAREQFANALKKEGALYGYEFEAKLISGKIKWFSLYVQYDPEDKSYEGFCVDISSVKQNEADLIVAKEKAEENDRLKTAFLMNMSHEIRTPMNSILGFLEMLQDPDFDEKQKQSFFDLVKMSGTRLLDTIGNIIEISRIEAGQSKLILTSVDLKTEFQFLKDLFQTQAEAKNISLQCILPEKDEVDCIETDKYKLETILINLLKNAVKFTSEGSIEFGYLNEAESFLFFVKDTGSGIYPDKMELIFERFVQADMNLTRLKEGSGLGLAISQAYAEALGGRIEVTSQIGKGSEFVFRMPKK; encoded by the coding sequence ATGTTGAGATTGCTACCTCGCCTTCTTGGAAGAGAAAAACGGAAATACAATCACGCGAATTTGTCTAACTCCAATCAAGGTGTATTTGACAGTTTGATTGAAAATTCGCTGGTCGGAATGTACATTATTCAAGACCATCGTTTTCGGTATGCGAATAAGCGTTTCGCCGATATCTTCGGGTACAAACCGGACGAGATTGTCGATATTCTGGGACCTGAAGATTTGGTTGTTGAATCAGATCGTTCAAAGGTCGTTGAAAATGTGAATGCCCGGCTACAGGCAGAGGTTGAATCGTTGGAATATGAATTTGAAGGCAAGCATCAATCAGGGAAGACTGTTTACGTACGCGTACTGGGGAATCGAATTGATTATAACGGGCGCCCCGCAATATCCGGGTCAATTATCGATGTAACGAAACATCATCAACTGGAGCGTGAGTTGAAGATGAGCGAGGAACGCTTGCGAATTTCCTTGGAAACGACTGAGACCGGTATCTGGGATTGGGATGTTTCGAACGATCAATGGTATGCATCGCCAATATTTTACACGATGCTGGGGTATAAGCCAGAGTACGGACATCACGACCGGTATGTGTGGCTTAATCGGGTGCACCCGGAGGACCGGATGGAGGTGATTCGCAATATTCAACGTATTTTGGCGCGCGAAACAGACGAGTACCGTTATGAAGCGCGAATGTTGCATGCCGACGGAAACTATCGCTGGCACCAGGTAATTGGCTCAGTAGCCGGACTTACCGATAGTGGTTTTGTGAAACGGATTGTTGGGATTCGAAGGGATATTACTCATCTGAGACTAGCAACAGAGAATCTCCGCAAACAGGAAGAACAGCTGCGGGCTCTGATCAATGCACTTCCGGATATGATGTGGTTGAAAAATTCGGAAGGTGTTTTTCAGCTGTGTAATAAGCGCGTTTCCCAATTTTTTGGCAAGCGGGTGAACGAGATCATTGGGAAAACCGATTATGATTTCGTCCCCAAAGACATTGCTGATCATTTTCGAAGAGAGGATAATACGGCAATGGAGGTCGGCGAATCTTATATTTATGAAGAAGAAATTGAGTTCGCAGACCGGCACCGGGAGATCTTGGAAACGATTAAAACGCCCCTGTTTGAAGAGAATGGGCACTTGATAGGTATCTTAGGGATTGGGCGGGATATTACCAAGCGGAAGGAGTTGGAAAAGTCGTTGCGCGAAAGCGAAGAGAAATATCGCTACATTTTCGAGAATGCGCCGGTCGGAATCTTTAAAACAGCTGCTACCGGTGAGTTTGTGATCTTTAACGATACGCTGATTCACCAGTTTGAGTGTTGCGATGCCAAAGAATTTGAAAAGCACTACGATAATGTACAAAAGCTTTGGGTCAATGATTCGGCGCGAGAGCAGTTTGCCAATGCACTGAAGAAAGAGGGGGCTCTTTACGGCTACGAGTTCGAAGCGAAGTTAATCAGCGGAAAAATCAAGTGGTTTTCGTTGTATGTGCAGTATGATCCGGAAGATAAAAGTTATGAGGGATTCTGTGTCGATATTAGTTCGGTGAAGCAGAACGAAGCAGATCTGATTGTTGCCAAGGAAAAAGCGGAAGAAAACGATCGGTTGAAAACTGCTTTCCTTATGAATATGTCGCATGAGATCAGGACACCGATGAATAGCATTTTAGGTTTCCTGGAAATGCTGCAGGATCCTGACTTCGATGAAAAACAGAAACAAAGTTTCTTCGATTTGGTGAAGATGAGTGGCACCCGGCTATTGGATACCATCGGGAATATCATCGAAATTTCTCGCATTGAAGCAGGGCAAAGTAAGCTGATTTTGACAAGTGTAGACTTGAAGACAGAGTTTCAGTTTCTAAAAGATTTATTCCAGACGCAAGCTGAAGCAAAAAATATATCGCTCCAATGTATTCTACCGGAAAAGGACGAGGTTGATTGCATTGAAACCGACAAATACAAGCTGGAAACGATACTCATCAACTTGTTGAAGAATGCCGTGAAGTTTACATCTGAAGGTTCGATTGAATTTGGCTATTTAAACGAAGCCGAAAGTTTCCTGTTTTTTGTGAAGGATACTGGTTCCGGAATTTATCCCGACAAAATGGAGTTGATTTTTGAACGGTTTGTTCAGGCCGATATGAATTTAACCCGTTTGAAGGAGGGATCGGGTTTGGGGCTTGCCATTTCCCAGGCGTATGCTGAAGCGTTAGGTGGACGAATTGAGGTGACTTCTCAAATTGGAAAAGGAAGCGAGTTTGTTTTCAGAATGCCTAAAAAATAA